The genomic interval GATGCGGCGGCTTTCTCAACGCGCCCGACGCAGCTGGCACACGTCATGCCTTCTACGGGAAGAGAAATGGTCTGGATGCGTTCCGGGGCAACTGGGGGCACTGCGAGCGCTCGCACGGCTATTGAACTATTTCAATATCCATATTCCACCCGAGCGAAGCAAGAGAAGAGTTCGACCCGTCCCGCCTGATACGCAAGCGGGACCGGGTCGATCAGGATAGAGCTAGAAGCCGAGCGCGTACTTCAGGATCAGAAGGAGGACGATGGTGCCGACGATGAAACCAAAGATCGTGATGAAGACGCGGATACCGGACTGGTGCTCGTTCTGCTGCTCCATGGGAGGAACTCCATATGGTCGTTCAGGTGTAGGGATTAGAAGTAGACGCAAGAACCTGGACGGAGAAGCGCTAAAGGAACGAGGATGAGTGGATGGTGATCAAAAAGGCACGGGTGGGATGTGGCAGTGCCGCGCGCCCCTGTTCCCATTCGGGGAGCCGGACCGGCGGTTCGGCGATCTCGCCGGCCGCCACGCATGATGCCGCTTCGTCCGGGCGGACGTCCGTGGGGCGCGACGTCGCGATAGCATGCGCCTCTTCAAGAGCACATGCCGAGATCCGGGTCTCACCGGCATGGATCGGAGAGGCATGGGTCTCCCCAGGCCGGCCCCAGCCAGGGCCCGGCAGCAACAAGCGCTATGCAAATCATCTTCAACACATGGTAATATACGAACGCCGGGGGGATTCTTCAACCGGAAACGAGGTCAGCGGAGAGGCAGAAGAGCCCGGGAGGGCGGCCGGCGCCCTCCCGGGGAAAACCGTCAGGCCGTTGCTACGACGGGCTGCACCGCCGGCGGATCCAGGACTGCGATCACATCCGGCCGGAGCATGACATAGATCGTATAGGCTCCGAGCGCGGTCCCGACAGGAACATCCATAAGTTTGAATGCGCTCAAAACGATCATAAAGACGCGGGACCACCCTGCGCGCTGGAGCAGCGCGATCCCCCCGATGATGCCGGGAATGGACAGGAGGAGAAGGAACCCGCCCAACACCGTTCCGATGATCCCGAGGACCAGGAACGCATCCTCATCACCACTCACGGCTCCGATGCCCGTGAGGACCCCGAATGCGAGTATGGCGACAGCTACCACCAGCCCGCTATGCACAAGAGTGAGAATACCAACGAGAGTGATATGTTTCTGCGCTTCCATTGCCGCCTCCGAGTGGTCGAGTGTACACTTCATTGTACGTCGGCAGGCACGGACAGTTGCACGCCCCCGCGCCATGCGGCCACCCGGCGGCGGGTCTGCCGCATCCCGCCGCCAAAGGCGGCGGGATACGGCGCCCCGGGATCACTCGATGACGGATTTCCGGTTGAAAAAGAGGAACAGTGCACCGGCGACGGTCATAATGGCACCCCACCACACACGCGGGTGGAGTGATCCGAGCACGGTGTGCGACACTTCACCGGACGCCAGCCCGACGAGGCCCGCACCCAGGACCAGAACGCCGATGATCAGCAGGAGAATGCCAACGAAATACCAGATGGGTTTCATGGTGGTGTCCTCCTACCAGTACATGATATTGAGAATGACAAGGACGATCAGCGAGATGATCGCGTAGAACACGGGACGCTTCAGGAAGGGGATCCCTTCGTCGCCAGAGGTCGGCGTCAGCCCCTTGACCAGACCGACGAGCTCTTCACGCGGCTTCTTCTCCGTGAAGAAACTGATCACGATCGTGGATACGAAACAGAGCAACCAGGCCCACCATGCACGCCAGAAGTTGATGGCCATTTCGCTGGCATTCGGCGACAACGTGAAGACGCTGCCGTCCACCCACTGGAATTTCGCCGCGAGGAACATGAGGAACGATGAACCCATGCCTATCACAAGGCCCCAGAACGCGCCCGCGGGGGTGATCCACACAACGAACATGCCGAGGAGCATCGTGGCGAACAGCGGTGCATTCACCCAGGAGAAGATCGCCTGCATGTAATCCATGATGCTCGGGAAGCTCTTCGCCCAGTAGGCCGTACCAACGCTGATGATGATCCCGACGATGGTGGTCACCCGGCCCATCCACAGCAGATGCTCGTCGCTCGCATCCTTCTTGATCAGCGCCCGGTAGATATCGTAGGTCCAGACGGTGTTGAATGCGCTCACGTTGCCGGCCTGTCCCGCCATGAACCCGGCGAGCAGTGCCGTCACGCCGAGGCCTATCAAACCTTCGGGGTAATAGCGGACGATCAGGAGGGGCAGCGCGGAATCATAATTCACCTGCCCGCCATCGCTGATCAGCGCGAAGCCCGACTTCGGATCGTTGGCCAGGATGAGGGCCACGAGGCCTGCGGCGATGACGATGAACGGGACAGCCATTTTGAAGAACGATGCGATGATAGGCGTCATCCGTGCCGCGCGCAGGTCCTTCGCCGAGAAGGCACGCTGCACGACCAGGAAGTCGGTCGTCCAGTAGCCGAAGGACAAGACGAAACCGAGCCCGAGCACGATGCCTCCCCAGGTCACGGCCATCCCGTTGTCCGCGGCATTGGCGGACGTGGACCACAGCGTGTTGTAGGAGTCCTGAACGCGTGCGAAGACCTCATTGATCCCGCCGATCTCGATGACCCCGAGGATCGCCACAAGGAAGAGCCCGAACCAGATCAGGAAGAACTGGACGATCTCGGTGAAGATCGCGGAGAGCAATCCGCTCATCGTCACGTAGACCGCAACGGTCGCCGCCGAGACCCACATGCTGATGTCCCAGTTCCAGCCGAGGAAGGTGTGCAGCACGAGCGCCATGGCATACAGGTTGATGCCGGACACGAGAACGGTCATGATGGCAAAGGAGATGGCATTCAGCACCCGCGTACGTTCATCGAACCGGAGCTTGAGATAGCCGGGGACGGAGTGGATGCGGCTGCTGTAGTAGAACGGCATCATATACACGCCGAGGAACAACATGGCGGGGATGGCCCCGATCCAGTAGAAATGGGCGACGTACATGCCATACTTGAACGTGTTGCCGGTCATCCCGAGAAGCTCGAGCGCTCCCAGGTTCGCCGAGAGGAAAGCGATGCCCGCCACCCAGGCACTGTTCTTCCGTCCGGCCATGAAGAAATCTTCCTGACTCTTCGTGAACCGCTTCAGGTAGTAACCCAACCCGAGGATGAAGGCGAAGTAGATGGCGATGATCAGCCAATCCAGGACGCTGAGACCAATCGAAGGCATATGGTGTCCTTTCTGTGAATGTGGACCTCGACCGCCGGGTCCGGGTACCGGGTGGACCGGAACGCATCCGGATGTGGTGGAACGGAGACCCGGGAACGCAGGCCGGGCATACGTCAGCGCCGGCTCCCTGATGCTCGCTGCGAGGTGATACTAAAGGAGCGTGAAGTATGAAAACAGTGCGGTCGTTCAATATAGAGAATCGCATCGCAAACCACAAGAATCCGCGCCCGTGAGCGGGGGGAGCGGCGTTCCCCCGTTCCGATTGGTTCTGTCCTGCAATTTCCTTATATTTAAAGGATATATGTCTGTCGGCATCGGTTGGGCGGGATGGGATCCTGCCACTGCGGCAGGCTCTCCCTCATCACCAGAAAGGAACCCCCCATGCGATACCTCTTGGCCGTGTTGGTCCTGGCCGGAATCACTGGTTGCCAATCACAACAGGGTGCGAACGTGAAGCTCGAGACACGTCAGGACAAGATCAGCTATAGCATCGGCATGAGTGTCGGGAAGAACCTGCACCGTGATTCCATCGCCATCTCCCCCGAAGCATTCCTCCGCGGCGTGATGGATGCGAAGCTGGACTCCTCGAAGCACCTGATGAAGGAAGCAGAGATCCAGGACACGATGCGTTCGTTCAGCCAGGACATGCAGATCAAGCAGGAAGAGCGTGCCCGGGCACAGGCGATCAAGAACGCCACAGATGGGGCAGCCTATCTGACCGAGAACGCGAAGAAACCCGGGGTCATCACACTGCCGAGCGGACTCCAGTACCGTGTGATCACCGAAGGCAAGGGCAAGAAACCCCTCGCCGCATCGACGGTGAAGACGAACTATATCGGTCGGCTCATCAATGGTGAGGAGTTTGACAGCTCCTTCAAGCACGGACAGCCCGCGGTGTTCCCGTGCAATGGCGTGATCCCCGGCTGGACCGAGGCGCTGTTGCTCATGAAGGAAGGCTCGAAGTGGGAACTGGTCATCCCGTCCGATCTGGCGTACGGTGAACAGGGTGCCGGCAATGTCATCCCACCGAACGCAACGCTGATCTTCGAGATCGAGTTGCTGGAAGTGCAGTAGGGCCCGCAGAACGAACGTAGGGGCCCGCACGCGGCGCCCCTACCCGACGGGATGTGATATTCCCGTTCTCTGCACGATATCATACCCGCATAATGAACGAAGGGGCGTCCCGCTGACGGGACGCCCCTTCGTCATTGTACCACACCTCCATTACCTCACAAGCAGCATTCGTTTCGTCTGTGTCATCGATCCCGCCTGCAACTTGTACAGATACATCCCCGTCGCCAACCCCTTTGCGTTGAACTCCACCACGTGCTCACCCGCACCAAGGGTCTCGTTCACGATCGTCGCAACTTCCTCACCGAGCAGGTTGAACACGCGCAGCGTGACGGCCTGGCGCTCGGGAAGCGCGAAACGGATCATCGTTGACGGATTGAAGGGGTTCGGATAATTCTGCGCAAGGCTGAACACCGACGGCGCTTCGTTCACCTGACGCACGGAGGTCGGCGTAGCGCTCGTCCACTGAAGGCCCGACACCGAAGCCGTACCGGCAACCGCGTTGGTGTCACCGACGGTGAACTGCACCGAGGCCCCGTTCTTAGCCAGGATCATGTATCCCACACGCACGCCCGAACTCGTCGTGGTCGAGAACCGGTCCACTTTCCGGATGCGCAGTGCTTCCTGCGTGCTGCCACCGGGGATCTTCAGCGATCCGTAGGCATCCACGGTGTACGTGATCGTGTGATTGGTCAGCGTCGGACCGACATTCACCGTACCGCCCAGGATCACCGCGCTCCCGGAGAGCGTCTCAACGAACGTGGTGGTCCAGGTCTTGCTGAGGTACAACGGAAGACTGTAATAGACCGCTGCCGGCGACTTGGTCCAAGCACCCTGGGCCGGGAAAGGATTGCCCACGATGTACGCATTCCCCGTCCCCTTGAAACCCCAGTCCAGCAGGTTCCCACCCGACAGCGTCATGTAGTTGTATCCGGCCCCCTTCAGGGTCACCTGTCCGAAGGTTCCATCAACGAACGAATATGTGAATGCCGTATCGCTCAGAGCATGCGTCGCGGCCGGAAAATTCGAAGCGAAGTACGGGGTCGTGGACGGCACAACGCTCCGCAGGTTCATCCGGGAATGCGTCAGCAGCGCGCTGAAATCCCACGACGCCGCTCCACTGGTCCCGATGTTCACCTGATTGGTGAGCGTATCAGCCCGGAACGACGTGGTCGTCCCGACGGCATACATGAGCTTCACATCATTCGTGTCGATGGTGATGCCCTGTGCACTGGCACCGGCCACACCCGCACAGAGCAGGGTAG from Ignavibacteriota bacterium carries:
- a CDS encoding T9SS type A sorting domain-containing protein, which gives rise to MKMIARVMLSATLLCAGVAGASAQGITIDTNDVKLMYAVGTTTSFRADTLTNQVNIGTSGAASWDFSALLTHSRMNLRSVVPSTTPYFASNFPAATHALSDTAFTYSFVDGTFGQVTLKGAGYNYMTLSGGNLLDWGFKGTGNAYIVGNPFPAQGAWTKSPAAVYYSLPLYLSKTWTTTFVETLSGSAVILGGTVNVGPTLTNHTITYTVDAYGSLKIPGGSTQEALRIRKVDRFSTTTSSGVRVGYMILAKNGASVQFTVGDTNAVAGTASVSGLQWTSATPTSVRQVNEAPSVFSLAQNYPNPFNPSTMIRFALPERQAVTLRVFNLLGEEVATIVNETLGAGEHVVEFNAKGLATGMYLYKLQAGSMTQTKRMLLVR
- a CDS encoding sodium:solute symporter family protein; this encodes MPSIGLSVLDWLIIAIYFAFILGLGYYLKRFTKSQEDFFMAGRKNSAWVAGIAFLSANLGALELLGMTGNTFKYGMYVAHFYWIGAIPAMLFLGVYMMPFYYSSRIHSVPGYLKLRFDERTRVLNAISFAIMTVLVSGINLYAMALVLHTFLGWNWDISMWVSAATVAVYVTMSGLLSAIFTEIVQFFLIWFGLFLVAILGVIEIGGINEVFARVQDSYNTLWSTSANAADNGMAVTWGGIVLGLGFVLSFGYWTTDFLVVQRAFSAKDLRAARMTPIIASFFKMAVPFIVIAAGLVALILANDPKSGFALISDGGQVNYDSALPLLIVRYYPEGLIGLGVTALLAGFMAGQAGNVSAFNTVWTYDIYRALIKKDASDEHLLWMGRVTTIVGIIISVGTAYWAKSFPSIMDYMQAIFSWVNAPLFATMLLGMFVVWITPAGAFWGLVIGMGSSFLMFLAAKFQWVDGSVFTLSPNASEMAINFWRAWWAWLLCFVSTIVISFFTEKKPREELVGLVKGLTPTSGDEGIPFLKRPVFYAIISLIVLVILNIMYW
- a CDS encoding FKBP-type peptidyl-prolyl cis-trans isomerase encodes the protein MRYLLAVLVLAGITGCQSQQGANVKLETRQDKISYSIGMSVGKNLHRDSIAISPEAFLRGVMDAKLDSSKHLMKEAEIQDTMRSFSQDMQIKQEERARAQAIKNATDGAAYLTENAKKPGVITLPSGLQYRVITEGKGKKPLAASTVKTNYIGRLINGEEFDSSFKHGQPAVFPCNGVIPGWTEALLLMKEGSKWELVIPSDLAYGEQGAGNVIPPNATLIFEIELLEVQ